A part of Prolixibacteraceae bacterium genomic DNA contains:
- the hisG gene encoding ATP phosphoribosyltransferase, with amino-acid sequence MKTLRIAIQTKGRLNQDSIDLLADIGIQLTQGKRKLISKATNFPVEVLFLRDDDIPKTVADGIADIGIVGENEVLEKRESVNIAKRLGFSKCRLSLAIPKTESYTGPQWFNNKTIATSYPRVLEQFLDENNVTASIHEISGSVEVAPSIGLADAIFDIVSSGSTLISNNLKEIEIVTKSEALLITNRELTNEKLYILQDILFRLDTVETAKGKKYIMLNAPNERLEEIKSLLPGMKSPTIIPLANAGWSSLHSVIDEPQFWSIIKELKDLGAESILMLPIEKMIL; translated from the coding sequence ATGAAAACCTTACGTATTGCGATTCAAACCAAAGGACGATTAAATCAAGACTCTATAGATCTATTGGCAGATATTGGAATTCAATTGACTCAAGGAAAGAGAAAGCTTATCTCGAAAGCAACAAATTTCCCTGTAGAGGTTCTATTTCTTCGTGATGACGATATTCCAAAGACTGTTGCAGATGGAATTGCAGATATCGGTATTGTTGGAGAGAACGAAGTACTAGAAAAAAGAGAGTCTGTAAATATTGCCAAACGATTAGGGTTTAGTAAATGTAGATTATCTCTTGCAATACCTAAAACAGAGAGTTATACTGGACCACAATGGTTTAACAATAAGACGATCGCCACCTCTTACCCGAGAGTTCTAGAACAGTTTCTTGATGAAAATAATGTTACAGCATCGATACACGAAATTAGTGGGTCTGTTGAAGTAGCACCTAGTATCGGACTTGCAGATGCAATATTTGATATCGTAAGTTCAGGGTCAACCCTTATATCTAACAACCTGAAAGAGATAGAGATTGTAACAAAGTCTGAAGCACTTCTTATTACCAACAGAGAGTTGACCAATGAGAAGCTTTATATTCTACAAGACATTCTATTTAGATTAGATACTGTTGAGACAGCGAAAGGCAAGAAGTATATTATGCTGAATGCTCCAAATGAGCGATTAGAAGAGATCAAATCACTGCTTCCTGGGATGAAGTCCCCAACAATCATTCCATTGGCTAATGCTGGTTGGAGCTCTCTACATTCTGTCATTGATGAACCTCAATTTTGGAGTATCATCAAAGAGTTGAAAGACCTAGGAGCTGAAAGTATATTAATGCTTCCAATCGAGAAGATGATTTTATAA
- a CDS encoding CAP domain-containing protein codes for MKKLALLLLITVTLVTVSCSKDKDLSTPEPKEKIQTPPSSNDKGQTTPASSVDSKAQTEMLKEINFLRSNPKGYAEKRLKPYYNKGEDNGAYKELIGTAPVKTLKLNSKLVSSAENYADVMAKKNKIGHTFGGGLGDRLHNFGYQWMGCGENVAYGSYPYYNIEQDAKEAAIRYVILYVIDRGVAGVGHRKNLLKKSWTEVGVGFGKNRTSYFNAQQFATGDFSK; via the coding sequence ATGAAAAAGTTAGCTTTACTGTTACTGATTACTGTCACTTTGGTGACAGTATCATGTTCGAAAGACAAGGATTTATCGACACCTGAACCAAAGGAAAAAATCCAAACGCCACCCAGTTCTAATGATAAAGGGCAAACAACGCCAGCATCTTCTGTTGATTCGAAAGCACAAACAGAGATGTTGAAAGAGATAAATTTCCTACGTTCGAACCCCAAAGGTTATGCAGAGAAGCGCTTAAAGCCTTATTATAACAAAGGTGAAGACAATGGTGCGTATAAAGAGTTGATTGGTACAGCTCCTGTTAAAACACTAAAACTGAACAGCAAACTGGTCTCTTCAGCAGAGAATTATGCTGATGTTATGGCTAAGAAGAATAAGATAGGTCACACTTTTGGTGGCGGCTTAGGTGATCGTCTTCATAACTTTGGATATCAGTGGATGGGTTGTGGCGAGAATGTTGCATATGGAAGTTATCCATATTATAATATTGAACAAGATGCCAAAGAAGCAGCTATTAGATATGTAATTCTGTATGTTATAGATAGAGGAGTTGCAGGGGTAGGTCATCGTAAAAACCTACTTAAAAAATCGTGGACAGAAGTTGGCGTTGGTTTTGGTAAGAACAGAACAAGCTACTTCAATGCCCAACAATTTGCAACAGGAGATTTCTCTAAGTAA